One Canis aureus isolate CA01 chromosome 35, VMU_Caureus_v.1.0, whole genome shotgun sequence genomic region harbors:
- the FBXO40 gene encoding F-box only protein 40: MGRARRPLPGRHRHCEKCFNRHCHVPVEPDVSCLVINCHLSCGATFHMCKEAEHELLCPLEEVPCLNSEYGCPLSMSRHKLAKHLQVCPASVVCCSMEWNRWPNVDSETTLHENIMKEAPSEECLDTALALQDQKVLFRSLKMVDLFPETREPTEEGPPVNGEAGREEPGGAVGGPHAGLVPRGPLSAAGGQTAELSQEEREALAKTKEGMDLAKFDKWENIFSKEHAASALTGSSANCEGRGGDGPEKEQSPSHSNGVGAGENTLRETEARGEQRQRDVPAALETTGLAPWQDGVLERLKTAVDAKDYNMYLVHNGRMLIHFGQMPACTPKERDFVYGNLEAQEVKTVYTFKVPVSYCGKRARIGDAMLSCKPSEHKAVDTSDLGITVEDLPKSDLIKTTLLCALERELKGHVISESRSIDGLFMDFATQTYSFEPEQFSSGTVLADLLTTANPGGLHVELHSECVTRRHNKSSSAFTFTCNKFFRRDEFPLHFKNVHTDIQSCLNGWFQHRCPLAYLGCTFIQNHFRPPGQKAKVIYSQELKTFAIKPEVASELSERKKNSHLSGHGGKNQNSLTSLPLEVLQYIAGFLDSISLSQLSQVSVLMRNICATLLQERGMVLLQWKKKRYSHGGTSWKVHREIWQFSSLFSKIKSWEFNEVASMSEHLKACPFNVVEHKTDPILLTSMCQLQEQPRESLVTTFRARPRGRHVC; the protein is encoded by the exons ATG GGCAGGGCGCGCAGGCCTCTGCCTGGGCGGCACAGGCACTGTGAGAAATGCTTCAACCGTCACTGCCACGTGCCTGTGGAGCCTGATGTCTCCTGTCTGGTGATAAACTGCCACCTGTCCTGTGGCGCTACCTTCCACATGTGCAAGGAGGCAGAGCATGAGCTCCTTTGCCCTCTAGAGGAGGTTCCGTGCCTCAACTCTGAATACGGCTGCCCCCTTTCCATGTCCCGCCACAAGCTGGCCAAGCACTTGCAAGTGTGCCCTGCCAGCGTGGTGTGCTGCTCCATGGAGTGGAACCGCTGGCCAAATGTGGACTCTGAAACAACCCTGCACGAGAACATCATGAAGGAGGCCCCCAGTGAGGAGTGTTTGGACACAGCTCTGGCCCTCCAGGACCAGAAGGTCCTTTTCAGATCTTTGAAAATGGTAGACCTTTTCCCGGAAACTAGAGAGCCCACCGAGGAGGGACCTCCCGTGAACGGGGAGGCCGGCCGGGAGGAGCCGGGAGGAGCGGTGGGTGGGCCCCATGCCGGCTTGGTCCCGCGGGGACCTCTGTCAGCCGCTGGTGGACAGACGGCAGAACTGAGTCAAGAAGAACGAGAGGCCTTAGCCAAAACCAAAGAAGGGATGGACCTGGCCAAGTTTGACAAGTGGGAAAATATATTCAGCAAAGAACACGCAGCCTCTGCTTTAACAGGCTCATCAGCCAACTGTGAGGGCAGGGGCGGGGATGGCCCCGAGAAAGAGCAGTCTCCCAGCCACAGTAACGGGGTCGGGGCCGGCGAGAACACTCTCCGAGAGACAGAGGCAcggggggagcagaggcagcGGGACGTGCCTGCGGCCCTGGAAACAACGGGGCTCGCCCCTTGGCAGGATGGGGTCCTGGAGAGACTGAAGACAGCTGTGGATGCAAAAGACTACAATATGTACCTGGTGCACAACGGGAGGATGCTCATTCACTTTGGTCAGATGCCCGCTTGTACGCCTAAGGAGAGAGACTTCGTTTATGGCAACCTCGAGGCTCAGGAAGTGAAGACTGTTTACACCTTCAAAGTTCCCGTGAGCTACTGTGGGAAGCGGGCTCGCATTGGAGATGCCATGCTGAGTTGTAAACCAAGTGAACACAAGGCCGTAGACACTTCGGATTTGGGGATCACAGTGGAGGACCTTCCCAAATCAGATCTCATCAAGACCACCCTCCTGTGCGCCTTAGAAAGAGAACTTAAGGGTCATGTCATCTCTGAATCCAGGAGCATTGACGGGCTGTTCATGGATTTTGCTACACAGACCTACAGTTTTGAGCCAGAACAGTTTTCCTCCGGGACGGTGCTGGCTGACCTCCTAACTACTGCCAACCCGGGGGGGCTCCATGTGGAACTCCACAGTGAGTGTGTGACCAGGAGACACAACAAGAGTAGCTCTGCTTTCACTTTCACTTGCAACAAATTCTTCAGGAGGGATGAATTCCCCCTACATTTCAAGAATGTCCACACAGACATCCAGTCATGCCTCAATGGCTGGTTCCAGCATCGATGTCCTCTCGCCTACTTGGGATGTACATTTATTCAAAACCATTTCCGTCCCCCAGGGCAAAAGGCAAAAGTGATCTATAGTCAGGAGCTCAAGACCTTTGCCATCAAGCCAGAGGTTGCTTCCGAgctgagtgagagaaagaagaacagCCATCTTTCAGGTCATGGAGGGAAAAACCAGAATTCTCTAACCAGCTTGCCCCTGGAGGTTTTGCAGTACATCGCTGGGTTCTTGGACAGCATCAGCCTGTCCCAGCTTTCCCAGGTGTCTGTGCTGATGAGAAATATCTGCGCTACTTTGTTACAAGAAAGAGGGATGGTCCTCCTGCAGTGGAAGAAGAAAAGGTATTCTCATGGAGGCACCTCCTGGAAAGTCCACAGAGAG ATCTGGCAATTCAGCAGCCTCTTctccaaaatcaagagctgggagTTTAATGAAGTTGCCTCCATGTCTGAACACCTGAAGGCCTGTCCTTTCAATGTTGTAGAGCATAAGACTGACCCAATTCTTTTGACCAGCATGTGTCAGCTCCAGGAGCAGCCCCGAGAGAGCTTAGTCACCACCTTTAGAGCCAGACCACGAGGAAGACATGTCTGCTAA